One stretch of Miscanthus floridulus cultivar M001 chromosome 18, ASM1932011v1, whole genome shotgun sequence DNA includes these proteins:
- the LOC136522191 gene encoding uncharacterized protein, which produces MKLKQLEGLLGGLTQFPDPKVELEQYPTGPHIASRMLYTAENSFDDIMGKLVADFGCGCGTLAVASALLDADHLNLLKKMLLIWRLLLLKLSILYTRLPLENISRRQPCVAATPAVRRFYASCVTIYRRRTSSTRKRRSTLPSTRGALFLTPNSSS; this is translated from the exons ATGAAGCTGAAGCAGCTGGAGGGCCTCTTGGGTGGCCTGACCCAGTTCCCCGACCCCAAG gtggagctggagCAGTACCCGACGGGCCCTCACATCGCGTCGCGGATGCTCTACACG GCGGAGAATAGTTTCGATGACATTATGGGCAAATTGGTAGCTGACTTTGGCTGTGGCTGCGGCACTCTGGCTGTGGCGAGTGCTCTACTGGATGCTGA TCACTTGAACTTGCTCAAGAAAATGCTGCTGATCTGGAG GTTGCTTCTTCTCAAGCTGTCTATTCTCTACACAAGACTTCCACTAGAGaa CATATCAAGAAGGCAGCCTTGTGTGGCTGCAACGCCCGCAGTGCGGAGGTTCTATGCGAG CTGCGTTACGATCTACCGCAGACGTACAAGTTCCACAAGAAAAAGGAGGTCGACATTGCCGTCGACTCGTGGCGCTTTGTTCCTAACGCCCAACAGCAGCAGCTAG